The genomic DNA CCCATAGTTAACAGTCTAGCTTGTTTGTATGGGACTTCCACAGTAGCAAACACAACATGTAAATGCACtaaaatattacataaaaaaatacaatttggctAGGTCCATATTACGAGATGAATTGTATATTATACATCACAAGCAATTTAGCTTCTTGTCATACTTTTATAATAAACAATTCCTTAAaatgaccattattattattattcatttcttagcagacgcccttatccagggcgacttacaattgttacaagatatcacattatacattatttcacattatacagttatcacattatttttacatacaattgcccatttatacagttgggtttttactggagcaatctaggtaaagtaccttgctcaagggtacaacagcagtgtcccccactggggactgaacccacaaccctccggtcaagagtccagtgccctaaccactactccacactgctgccccacacttTATTTCCAGGGGGGGCTAGtgctttaaacagtttaaaaatgagGCACAACTATGCTAAACTGTGTGAGAACTGGGAATCGAAACTTGAATTTTCTGGTTCAGAGACGTCAAAGCTAACCACCAACACGTTGGATAGACCTAGTCCTGCCCACTGTCACCCTTTGAGGTTTCCGGTATTTTTTCACATATCAAAGAATCAAAGTAGTTGGCAGCTACTAAGTAAAGTAAAACCTATTGCTGTCACTCAGACATTATACAGGACTATACTGTGCAataagtgataattcctctagagcaggggtgcccaatcctggtcctggagggccgatgttcctcctggcttttgttgcaactgtgccctaaattacttaattggaccaatcaagcccttattagaagcttaatctgtccaattaatcaatttagtgtacagtttgaacaaaaaccaggagggcatcggccctccaggaccaggattgggcacccctgctctagaggaaaatatacttgaactttgacccattcgactcccgagaccatcactttcaattcaaacacaaaatgtctcgttttcaatcactcgacaacacccacagtacagaaatgttcattaatgatcaacaaaatgagaatacattaaaaaagtgatgtaaagctggtacattcatatctcagagaaactggagaggaacggggaattaaggtaaaggcaatcatccaaataaagctgaagcactaacggataacaacatagaacgtctgtacagcactgaaacactaaggttaaaaaaaacaacaaatgtactgctgaaccttgccttctttaatattagcattacaagggtatccatgtattatacaaaataatagcCTCCAGTGAGTTAGAGGagaacaattccatctcgggtttggGTAATCAGGAAATATGaacatttcagcattacaagagacaatcaaatcgcgtgaaagtcgcctaaaggcttctacattcacagcgttttaaaagtaaagagcggctgtcctgcatagtaatactaaaaaaatcaatagaatctttaaaaaaaaagaattggtgcCTTCAGGTATTTCTTTCTAAGAacgttcttgaaaattgattcgtaaccaaaaTCGACGACAATGTCTCAATTgtctatgacttttttttttttatttgtaaaaagcaatttgaaatattactttgaagttctcaatagAATTCTCCATAGCTGTCTCTATAATAAGCACCCTATCCTAACATATTtttgtcccgcctctgctcactcatgattagACACCTGTATAataaggggcagatctttgactctcccattggttaaatctaataaagaccttcaactgtttatgtcccgcctccgctcacttatgattggactgccgcagagaaaatgcagttcaattagttgattttattttaacaagttctattttacaaaaatagaactgcaaattttttttttttttttttaattaatctgctATCAAATCGGTCCGATTAATCTATTACTCGGAGCAGTCCTAATATATTTCTAATACCCCCACTTGCAGAGGTTTAATTGTAATATGCCataaagaacatttatttttctatcaTGCCATGAACTAAAATCTCCAGAGCAACTCAAGTTAATTTATTCAGTATTTCCCATGTTTACTGGCtattgtagaaaacaaaaagcaaaaaaaaaaactacttcatgGATGAAAACCAACAGCAACAAAAGATCCACGGAACAAGAATAAACATATATCTTCCATGCATTTACAGACAGCAATTCAGACACCGAAAACCTGTTTAAACATTCTGAATGAAGTTTTGCCTATTATTTTGCTAAATTGGTGCTTCCTTCAAAATAATCaattttgtactttaaaataatCTAGAAATGGCAAACAATTCACAACAGCTATAAGCAGAATGTAAAGTTATGCAAAACTTCATCGTGGAAACTCTTGACAGTAGGGCAGTGGCGTgtcgtgacaaaatggactggggcaGCAGAGTCGTCACtgccccccctccttttttttaagtggcagctacctacCTAATTCTAAAGGTGCCGAGTATATCTTTTCCCTTCCcgtgtcagctcggggatctgtggtgtacatctccctttttttaaaacaaactccaATTtctcagagaaagttctccttgaaaaaggattcgtaaccaaatcaactatgatgtctccgttttctcacattttttttattttagtgtaaaataaaattccaaataattagatgttgtaaaggtagttgtatttatcaatgtatatttataagcaatatcgtgcaaatccagctatcctcctaactgcagtgctaaccaaggaatattcatgttttggggttgctcactaatgattggtcagctgtcagagctttgacgttcccattggttgctaaagcaggcccttcaagtgaggcagagaataccctgggagatttatggcccgcctctgctcactcctgattggttgcCTGTCTAAAAGAAAGGACATTCTttgactcgcctattggttaaattcactcaagaccttcaactgaaacggagaataccctcaactgtttttttttctagcgtctggtcattgttttagacttatgcgggggaaatgcagatctcttattggctgatcacatccccttcaggaaccCCCTCTACTCttaaacctctagtaaaccctgtaagtcatcttggataaaggtgtcaggacaaatgaacaaataataattagagtagtatgtttcatagtataagcaagcacactgtacgcaagtgagtgaggcaacgtaatgtaatttgactgacggtttacttggcactgtctggtcagcagaggataaggtcctgacggcacgcctcTGCAGTAGGGGTGTAATGATTCCTCGTGTATCAATGAATCATGATACTTGTTTTGCATGACATATCGTATTGTAATAGaggtttgtattatttgtatcaggatacaagaccaaaagcacaacatagctcgTTGTAGTTCACCAAGTAATTTTTGAATGAACAAGGAGTATTTTATAGTTGAATACAACGCATTTAACGTTTAGTTTTTTAACATAATAGTCCATTATTAATTGATCATTTAATCTTATTATTCATCATACAGTAGCCAATCAGGGCCATTAtatgtattgtgatacatattgTATTGTGACCTGTGTATCCTGATACTGTGCGTGTTGTATCACAATATTAGTGTATTGTTACACTCCTGCTAAAGAGTAACTACAGAATCTATTAATCCTACTGGTGTTGTCCCCCATTGTGATTTATTGAGGCTCAGTTCACTTCTACATTGCAAATATACTCAGGTAATATCAGTCAGACTTCTCTGTGCCTTGCTCTTGATATGTGTCTTCACTGTCTTTGGATCTCCACACACAAGCAGTTCCATCAGCTGCTGCGGAAAAAAACTGTCTTCCATCTGGGCTTAAAGCTAAATTCAGAACTCTTCCTTTGTGACCTAATCAGCAAAGACAAGGTAGTTTATTGTCAACGTTTCATTTAATGTGTGCTAGTGATTTACAAGACATTGCCTTCAAATACTCAGTCACTTCAGTCTGTCAGTTGCTATAAAAAGGGATAACCAGAAAACCTACATTTACAGATTGTGGAATAACGTCTTGTGACAAATATCCATGCAAGGTTTTATCTCAATTAGGTGAGCATGCAGTTGCCATGCAGGAGTTAGTGTTATTGGGAGAAAATGAATCCGTTTATTACTCAAAgactttaaattacatttttatatatacatttttgttgTCCCCTTTTTATGACGTCTGcagtcattttgttttaattattgtatagaCACTCTTGCTGATCTAGTAATGGTACACATATTGGTGGCTGGCAaataaaactgaagagcagcaacTGAATTCCTTAAACCAGACGTATTAAACCAAACCTTAAACCAGACTTATctaataaatattaattaatttgaataaGAATATCTAAAAGTTAACACTACTGAAACTATTTCCATTGACTACTCTTTTGATGATAACCACTTGTATCTTTGAAGTGGTTTACCAATAAGCTGAAACTAAGGTTTTCATGTGGTGTCTCATACTTGCCTctaacaaacatacatacatacatatttttataaGCTACTGTATTTCATGGGACTGTTGCTTTATTTTACACACATGATTTATGCCTTTGAACAGTTTAaaaatagtgtttattttatacatgaACTGCTGATGAATGTCAAAAGCTAAAGAATGATTGTGGTAAGATAAACTACATTAGAATTCAGTGGTGTGCGTCCTTCCTGTTATGAAAGTCAGGtagaaaaaacaaatctgaagCAACTATATTTATGTGACATTGTCAAGAAATAATCTCTGTGCAAAGTTAATGCAATATAACACCTTCACATCCTTAACTCATATAGAATTTTAAATAACTAGTCTTTCAATAACTCATGCATTGTAGTTTTGAAATCGGcccagtcaattctcattaatacaaatttcaaaggATCAGCAACACATTTTACCTTATACCACTaatcaaaagttcttaacaaattgatgcaattgtaagtgtcgcaattgcctgcagctttcgtacatttcattataatattaGAGAGCCTTCGTTTGCATTATCTccgcaaatttatgcaggaacacccataattacataatcatctacgcttgaaccgcaaacagaatctgctgccgcaaagcattccctaaaaagtcgcaaataacattgcgcttgtttagtacatttcactcaAGACTTCCAACTCGtggcaactggtttgcgactcttgcgacaggcgcaacactttagtacaccaACCCCATAGTATTGTAAAGTACTCACCATGCAACTCAGCTATTTTAGTAATAGATGGAAAGTCCCACCGAACAATTAGATTTTTGGGAAGACCATGTCCTGTTATTAGCTCCTTTGTTTCTTTCGCCCAAAGTAATGaacaaatctaaaaaataaaaaaaggaaataaatgatTATGTATTGAATCAATTTTATGATTAATCAAATAACATAATGATTCACTATAACATTATGACATTTATGGCCAATGCCACTTTCCCTAGAGGTGGGACTGAAGAATTCCCTGACACCCTTAAGCTTACGTTACAtagggttaatactgtatatatatatatatgtggttaCTAAAGTTGGCAAACAAGTTACTTACGGTAATATGAATGAGCTTTGCTATACATGGATTTTTCAGGACAatcaatggtaaatgcatagtataatcatggaacaatcatggaaaactgcaaaattacagttcAAATTTCCTGTGGTAAATGAGGGATGAACTGATAGCAAAGAGCATTGGGTATTACTGCATGCAGCCACTCCTCTGGCAGAATTGTTTTAGATTCACCCACATACACGACATCGGCTTTTCATTCACAATCTCTCTTATTGTCTGATGTATACCACCTCTAGTTTCAGCACTTTCAAATTCTTGAACCGATAGGCTTTTTTTTCAGTTGATGTCTGCTGCTTACCTGTGAGTTAGTGTGAGTAGATTTAATGCAGCTCCCAGTGTTTGTGTCCCATATTCGTAGAACTCCATCCTTCATTCCTCCCCCTACAGCCACCAATTCAGACTGCCATGGACACCAATCCATTGCCTAGAATAACAAGCAAGACTTGAGGgtcatattataaaaaatataaacatatgAGGGAGCGGTGTTGTTGGTTCTCCAGTGCTATTTTTTATTGAACACAGGTAAGACAGCAACAGGCTGTATTTGAAGTAAGCATCTCAAAAAAGGCACATTATAGGATGTGAATCTTTGTATCTTAAAATATAATAAGATTTGCTTGTACACTCAAGAACACAGGAAGTTGTCAATGGAGTAACCTATCATTTTTCATTATGTACCTGCTTTCACTTATAGAAAGCTCGGAGAATTGTTGGAAAATATCTTGGCTATAAAATCACAATTTCACAATATGGTGAGTCTGGCCACAAGACTGAAATTCTGTTTAAGCCCATCTCTTACCTTCACAGCTGTGGGGTGGGCCATTGTCTGTAGGGGCTGGCTGCGTACTGTCATGCCTGGATCACTGGGCCAGATATTCAGCAGGCCGTCACTTGATCCGCTAGCAAGGCGACCACCATTAGGTGACCATTTAAGCCCACAGATACTTTTCTGGTGACGATGAGTCCCAACGTGATGTCGTGCAATTCTGACATCATGGTGGTGAATTAATCCTAAGTGCGAACCACTATGAAACAAGCATTGAATAATTATTACCTCTCACCAAAATCTTACCAGGCTTAGATATAACTTTTGTTTGGTGATGGAATGTCGACATACTACAGTATCACCATTGACTAAAAATCTGCTGATCACAACTTATAAAACACcctacagtatttacaaaaaacacatggCTTTATCTTTGCTGGATCCTGTGTTATCCAGATCTCAGTAATATATTTTACAAGATAATGCGGattgttttagtatttttattCAGACATCATGTTTCATTAATCAAttggaaatacatttctcaaatTTCACTCAAGAGTGTTTGTCAGGCAACAGAGAATTTCTCTTAAGACCAGAACCGTTCATTCTACAAAAATTCTGGCGCTCTGACTGACATGAATGGGTTGTGGAAACAGAAAGTGAGTATTGTTGCTGGAGGCAGCTGAAAAATATACTGCTGAGATACACACGCAACATGGGATACACACAGGATGAGGCAAAGAAATGTGTTACTTATAAACACTGTAATTACATTAGAAGTACATTTATAATAAGTACAGAAAATGTGCCTTGTATGCTTAAATTGCAGTttgtcatttagaaaaaaaaattaattgactTTTACAAATGAAAACTGGAATAGCAGTAGTATTGCCAGAGATAAGTAGtctaaaaacaagaaaacaaaatattttaaattataaaattataGGTTGTCACTATAAAAGACAACCCCTTTATGACAAATAAAACTGTCCAAGTATAATGAGGTTAAAGTTTCAAGGATTACCTGCTGAGAATGTAGTTATTCCAGCTCAGCGCTCCCACTACAGATTGATGACCAAGCATGTTTCGGAGTCTTTTCTTTGTTTCGACATCCCATAACTGCAAAACATTTGGGAAAAAAAATGACCATATGTATCAGATAATAGACATGTGTATCctactattaaaaaaacacacttaaaatCTTGTTTATCCAGATTATAAAAGGGCATTAGGCCTATAatatcccaattaaatcaattggATAAGTTGATTCTTAGGGTCCACTGATCTTGAATCTGGTCTTGCTGCTTTGCTGTAAATGATAAGGGCCTGAGTGGAAGATATGATAACAGTCATTCCTATTAAATTTGAGATAATTCATCTAACTGGTGGCAGATCTAGCTCTATATACCACCCAATATCCCTAAAAGTGCCACTGCTAAACATTCTATCACACAGTACTTTTTGTCCATTGCACCTGGCACTGTCAATATTAAACAGTTATTAtgttgcttttcattttaaaaggttgCTGATTTCACAGAGTTACCTCAATCTAACTTCATTttctgatttcacagaccctggttagcactagtcttggacaacccaatgttaccttaggtaaggtagtcaaTGACAAGTGCTATTTCGAGGTCTCTGAAACCAGCCATATAACTGTACAAAAGTATATGCATAATCGATCATCGGTTCTGAATGTTGAAAACAGAATTGGCCTGGAGATCAAAAATCAAAGGTTTTCCCACAATCCTTGTACGTCACTTGTTTACCATTGTGACCATTATCTCTGTGAATTACTTTGTGAGATACAGAGCATGAAggatagacagacaaacagaaagTATAATTTCAATACTATGCCTTGATTCACATGGCTGCAGATAATAGCATTGACTGatgctgcaaaaaaaaactctataTGGGTTGTTATTTAACAACTGTCTATAAAAacagtatttatatttaatttagagacattttaaataactcactagttaatgttttgtaaatagggccCATGTTAACCACTGTACATATGTGCATGTTATGGTTTTCGCACGTAAAAAAGCCCTTTTATTTTCTCATCAGCCACAACAGCAGCTGTAACACTTGACTCCACACGGAGGTTTGTGAATTGAATCTGCAGAGTGAATTACCTGAACTTCACCATCACTAGTTCCAATTGCAAGACAATTGCCATGGTTTATCCAGGCAACCGATGAAACATATTTAGTGTCAGAATTGAAATGGATTCCTCCTAGTGTCTTGTGAGTTTTGGCATTCCACATATAAGTAGAGGAATTCAAAGCCACAGCAACAAGGTTTTTGGAATTCCAGTCCAGTAAGTTTAagtctgaaatttaaaaaataaaactgttaacatGTCCTATGTAAGTAGCGACTGCTAACACTGATCAATACAAATTCACACCACTACAGCAAACCCTTGGTATCTGATAAATATATAACACCCCCAGATCTTTGGGACATTCTGGTTCTAGGTGTGCAATATAGCTGACACACTATTAAGACTACTTGACTGATCTACAGGGATAACaggttgtgacagagagcgaatgaatcttagtcaacaatctccctcccgacctgtgagggtgctgtgtagcaggaacagtgtgccccggactggatagTTTCGGAAGCGGgctatccaggaagggggcggagtcacaatgccagaagtcatcgccctaatgagGTACGCaaagtgtcagtcatggattggaggagacttGACTGAACTAGTTATcacagggggcgtgactgaaggtataaggGGATGTGCCGATGTAATccgttcctttgatgtggttaacGAAAGGACCCGTATAGGAGATGGAAGTAATTTATTGTCGCgagtgtttcatgttttgtttgttttgtttttctaactgttttgtcatttcattgttagacggctaaatactaactgggagctgtcgctacaagccagcaccaaacccggactacactgcactactgtttcacaaactgttgtctttcaccacacctgcacatgagcactcactgtctggagaagtgaccGTATCTGTTTTTGGTGTTGTTATAAAGTGTTGTATTATTTCAGGaatgaaacccttgttttgcatggAGAGATAGACATGGCTGTGTGgagcctgtgcttattatttaagtgttgttgacacgcagtccagccaaataaaggagctgttttattgaactgtcactgtcttgtgtgttattcctgagcactgcaccaactacacctgcgcaGTGCAAGCCACCTGTCACACAGGTTCAATAACTTATTGTAACATATATCCATGCATCAGTTTGATAAACGGTTTTCAAATATAGCCTTGATCATAACTACCACAAGCCTGAAAAATGTGTGGTAAAGAATGTACCAAATTTCAGCCCAATTCAAAACTCTAAGTGTGTTATACAGAGCGGACAGACCATGGCCTTCATTGACATGCACAGTGTGTTGTATAAAGTGCCCTGCCATattgaaatgaaaataatgttGATGAATGTAAGCGTGCCTGTCATATGCTCCTCTCGACAGTGACATGATGAAAGACTTCGCCAAAACAGTTGTCTTCTTGACTTAAGTGACCGATCTTGGTGTTTATtgttcctgtcttctgttttgtgaTTAAAATCATCACCAACATTAAGATAAAGACAAAAATTGACATTCCTGGAACCAATATTCTTTTAACATATTTGCCTCGAAAGCCTCACCACCCACCAGGTCATatatttcagaataaccagccaTATACTGTCCAAACATTTTGTACTTAAACAATATTAGCTACATGACAAAAAGAATGCGCACATAACATTGCTTATGACAGTGGGATTTTTTTGCCACTTAtcttcattgggattccaaatcctgctATCTTGCAATAACAAGACATGGTAGAGTTTGGAATAACATCAATAGCGACAGCTGAGCtaagctgaatgactgattcAGTTGGTCTGACTTTTTTACTAAACTCCAGGACCTTAAAATGGAAAGACCAAAATATTGTCATATATTATCTTTAACTACAGATGCCTTGTTTGTATTTTGAGACAACAGTCTCCCTCTCTAGTATAAAATCCTGTCTCAGACTCTAATCCAAAGAGTGTTATGTCTTCCCACTTGATACACTCTGTAGTTTCACTTCATTTTGAAACTGCCACTCATGTCAAGTTTTATTCTAACATCATATGTCATGCAGAACATATTCGATAATGGCATTACATATTGAAGAGTATCACATAGGATAATACTTACAGTAATCATCCCTCAACCCAGTAATGTCTAGTTTCATCTCGAGTTCTGGGAGAGTGCAGTCACTATTGACAGGACTACTCTGAATAGGATGGGGTCTGTCAGCTGAAGCTGaaatcaacaaaacaacacattattatacATTGTATTACAGGTTATGGTCACTTCACTAGGGACTATGAGGCAATAATGTAAGCATAGCTTAAAGAATTAGTGTGCAAAGGAGCTGAACCCTTGTGATTGGCTATACTCTGTATAAAGCAATTTCAAGGCCCTTGTTTTTAAGGAATATCACCCCACCAATTTCTTGTCACAGAACCACAACCGTCTTGCTGCAGATACAATAATGTTGAACACATGAttgcaaacaaacgcctctggaAAATATTCAGTTTGCTCATCCTTAACACTTAAAGAGCACACATTTTCAGTTTTTGATTTGAAAGGCTACAAAAGGTCTCTCTTGTTAAAGTCTCAGTTTTATCTGCATGTTGTCAGTGGCATCCGGCACTGTTGCTACAAGCAGTGTAAAGATTACAAAAAGATAATCTAACTTCAGATCTTTCTGCTTGAGTCCAGAATGCAAGACACTgtttaaagtaattgcagctaacaaaataatccccAACAATTTACCCATTTTCATGTCCATGAGCTGCaacagtctcaaatgtgcagtttttaaagcagcacaggttataacaaatatgtatttaaaaaagacacctagtactacactaggttaaacaAAGGTAACTGTTCCTTTTCACTACCTACTCATAA from Acipenser ruthenus chromosome 2, fAciRut3.2 maternal haplotype, whole genome shotgun sequence includes the following:
- the LOC131699050 gene encoding cell division cycle protein 20 homolog B-like, giving the protein MEWKLETFKIKTAEAMLWENIMSTLAEDFNRAKKQYAHKIRKVDRGKTSYSRFKSRIVKRLRSEITVASSPLATRWQQSFNREFDTVCQRLPLDLSPTPENSSDSEQTLGELETTLTTQVSPDKPKQHSYLQPGIVPPPAACQGTNPTADNENKQEVSLKLGDEKKRAPDNTPGLCEGSAYKASADRPHPIQSSPVNSDCTLPELEMKLDITGLRDDYYLNLLDWNSKNLVAVALNSSTYMWNAKTHKTLGGIHFNSDTKYVSSVAWINHGNCLAIGTSDGEVQLWDVETKKRLRNMLGHQSVVGALSWNNYILSSGSHLGLIHHHDVRIARHHVGTHRHQKSICGLKWSPNGGRLASGSSDGLLNIWPSDPGMTVRSQPLQTMAHPTAVKAMDWCPWQSELVAVGGGMKDGVLRIWDTNTGSCIKSTHTNSQICSLLWAKETKELITGHGLPKNLIVRWDFPSITKIAELHGHKGRVLNLALSPDGRQFFSAAADGTACVWRSKDSEDTYQEQGTEKSD